From Corynebacterium frankenforstense DSM 45800, the proteins below share one genomic window:
- a CDS encoding YeeE/YedE thiosulfate transporter family protein codes for MIVTGLALGAVLGIVMQRGRFCVTGMLRDLFLQRSWRTLVALFIVIAVHAVGIAALTGAGVIAPEATTFKPAAVVIGGFIFGLAIVLAGGCASGTWYRSGEGLVGSWIALIMYCLSAAAMKTGPLTGFNEFLRSWDTGWTDLPRTFGVSLWWFAIPFALFTGWAANRFLQREAAAPKVASLGGSRWKRPLHVYAAAVAVGVLGVIAWPLSAATGRNDGLGITTPSANLANWTVTGDAERMDWGVMLVLGILVGSWIAARATGEFRVRLPDATQAVRSVVGGVGMGVGASLAGGCTVGNGMVQTSLFSYQGWVALLFMALGVGVAAKLWLKPAEAPTSAEDEVLDDAASHGVAESVTVGAPQRPAGGRGGDGAAVAGNFQVATGLVTVAGKKKAKAREIGQGRYFLDQMGAVCPFPLIETKDVLDSLDAGEELVIDFDCTQGTETIPRWAAENGHEVTDFHAKGDAGWQITIRK; via the coding sequence ATGATCGTCACCGGCCTGGCGCTCGGCGCCGTGCTCGGCATCGTCATGCAGCGCGGACGCTTCTGCGTCACCGGCATGCTGCGTGACCTCTTCCTGCAGCGCTCCTGGCGTACCCTCGTCGCGCTGTTCATCGTCATCGCCGTCCACGCCGTCGGCATCGCCGCGCTGACCGGCGCCGGCGTCATCGCGCCCGAGGCGACCACCTTCAAGCCCGCCGCGGTCGTCATCGGCGGCTTCATCTTCGGCCTGGCCATCGTGCTCGCCGGCGGCTGCGCCTCGGGCACCTGGTACCGCTCGGGCGAGGGCCTGGTCGGCTCGTGGATCGCGCTGATCATGTACTGCCTGTCCGCCGCCGCGATGAAGACCGGCCCGCTGACCGGCTTCAACGAGTTCCTGCGCTCCTGGGACACCGGCTGGACCGACCTGCCGCGCACCTTCGGCGTCTCGCTGTGGTGGTTCGCGATCCCCTTCGCCCTGTTCACCGGCTGGGCCGCGAACCGCTTCCTGCAGCGGGAGGCCGCCGCGCCGAAGGTCGCGAGCCTCGGAGGGTCGCGCTGGAAGCGCCCGCTGCACGTCTACGCCGCCGCGGTGGCCGTCGGCGTGCTCGGCGTGATCGCCTGGCCGCTCTCGGCCGCCACCGGCCGCAACGACGGCCTGGGCATCACGACCCCGAGCGCCAACCTGGCCAACTGGACGGTCACCGGCGACGCCGAGCGCATGGACTGGGGCGTGATGCTGGTGCTCGGCATCCTCGTCGGCTCCTGGATCGCGGCGCGCGCGACCGGCGAATTCCGCGTCCGCCTGCCCGACGCCACCCAGGCGGTGCGCTCCGTGGTCGGCGGCGTCGGCATGGGCGTCGGTGCCTCGCTGGCCGGCGGCTGCACCGTGGGCAACGGCATGGTCCAGACCTCCCTGTTCAGCTACCAGGGCTGGGTCGCGCTGCTGTTCATGGCCCTCGGCGTGGGCGTTGCGGCCAAGCTGTGGCTCAAGCCCGCCGAGGCGCCCACCTCCGCCGAGGACGAGGTGCTTGACGACGCCGCGTCGCACGGCGTCGCCGAGTCCGTCACCGTCGGCGCGCCGCAGCGCCCGGCCGGTGGCCGGGGCGGCGACGGTGCGGCCGTCGCCGGCAACTTCCAGGTGGCCACGGGGCTGGTCACGGTGGCCGGCAAGAAGAAGGCCAAGGCCCGCGAGATCGGGCAGGGCCGCTACTTCCTCGACCAGATGGGCGCCGTGTGCCCGTTCCCCCTGATCGAGACCAAGGACGTGCTCGACTCGCTGGACGCCGGCGAGGAGTTGGTCATCGACTTCGACTGCACCCAGGGCACGGAGACGATCCCGCGGTGGGCCGCGGAGAACGGCCACGAGGTCACCGACTTCCACGCCAAGGGCGACGCGGGCTGGCAGATCACGATCCGGAAGTAA
- a CDS encoding HNH endonuclease signature motif containing protein: MDGHVPPAGGSNPAFFYSHTDVTDPVALAGREARRAVWRLWMDNLPGPDEQLENYAARMAAATGESHFTIKDSYIPGLVSLEEKLPRLVALQDMLAHVSMVSLRKIGERISIIDSPEALAQIDAGITGFLTPTAPRQSIPTTRQITRKINELINQFDPEVFLDDHTELDENRVAPGAFGIDDRRPGVTEFYLTLPKDMGQLLMKKVDAYAFHHDCSRATAFHQLLAKSGKVSVAMNLYTAKDIENAPVWMPGAGWLNEEGDERWRSMITTYRDLDEGRLEETAAHDATAGLKAWTAGVHDSCAAPSSTTETEGTQIEHRVPHETGGVTALDNLSRLSQRWHNLKTEGHVRYLADPSTGITVWWTDEGHWTVSVPEGPLSPKGARFARSVGEYRTEKATRRRAAAEAARHRRNAELGYDPLAPPPF, encoded by the coding sequence GTGGACGGCCACGTTCCACCGGCGGGCGGCTCGAATCCGGCCTTCTTCTACTCGCACACGGACGTCACCGACCCCGTCGCACTGGCCGGCCGCGAGGCCCGTCGGGCCGTGTGGCGGCTGTGGATGGACAACCTGCCGGGCCCGGACGAGCAACTGGAGAACTACGCCGCCCGGATGGCCGCGGCCACCGGCGAGAGCCACTTCACCATCAAGGACTCCTACATCCCCGGGCTGGTCAGCCTGGAGGAGAAGCTGCCGCGGCTGGTCGCGCTGCAGGACATGCTCGCGCACGTCTCGATGGTCAGCCTGCGCAAGATCGGCGAGCGCATCAGCATCATCGACTCCCCCGAGGCCCTCGCGCAGATCGACGCCGGCATCACCGGCTTCCTGACCCCCACCGCGCCCCGGCAGTCGATCCCGACGACCCGGCAGATCACCCGCAAGATCAACGAGCTGATCAACCAGTTCGACCCCGAGGTCTTCCTCGACGACCACACCGAACTCGACGAGAACCGGGTGGCCCCGGGCGCCTTCGGCATCGACGACCGCAGACCCGGGGTCACGGAGTTCTACCTGACGCTGCCCAAGGACATGGGCCAGCTGCTGATGAAGAAGGTGGACGCCTACGCCTTCCACCACGATTGCTCGCGGGCGACCGCCTTCCACCAGCTGCTCGCCAAGTCGGGCAAGGTCAGCGTGGCGATGAACCTCTACACGGCCAAGGACATCGAGAACGCCCCGGTGTGGATGCCGGGTGCGGGCTGGCTCAACGAGGAGGGCGACGAGCGCTGGCGGTCCATGATCACCACCTACCGCGACCTGGACGAGGGCCGGCTCGAGGAGACCGCGGCCCACGACGCGACCGCCGGCCTGAAGGCCTGGACGGCCGGGGTGCACGACAGCTGCGCCGCGCCGAGCTCGACGACCGAGACCGAGGGCACCCAGATCGAGCACCGCGTCCCGCACGAGACAGGCGGGGTAACGGCGCTGGACAACCTCTCGCGGCTCTCCCAGCGCTGGCACAACCTCAAGACCGAGGGACACGTGCGCTACCTGGCCGACCCGTCGACCGGGATCACCGTGTGGTGGACCGACGAGGGACACTGGACGGTCAGCGTGCCGGAGGGCCCGCTCAGCCCGAAGGGCGCGCGCTTCGCCCGCTCGGTCGGCGAGTACCGCACCGAGAAGGCCACCCGCCGGCGCGCGGCGGCCGAGGCCGCCCGGCACCGCCGCAACGCGGAGCTGGGGTACGACCCCCTGGCTCCCCCGCCGTTCTGA
- a CDS encoding FUSC family protein, translated as MKEEPPVAADPAHPADPTSPEPPEPMPARPDPWTLLTSFSTPGPRWPGALRAALALALPGAAALLLGFDNEMLLIAAGGFTVIYGEGHPYRTRWRVMAVAGGLIALASVSGAFVGSVAFSHLSAGAAHWWLALPAIFTALIATIGAFVQNALRLPAPGSFFIVMVGGGATMVARLGLNPVEVGAWSLVGALSAMVIGMAPALIHRHRPETQAVETLERTVAEFAAAPRPAVAKKHQAESALQTAWVSLSDAGVVRGGHVIDPARSELARRTVAAHRRLAGLDSRFAGTEQSEEMEDSPVYVDLERTAIPHARPTVAYRIYRSIHPYSHATMTATKVALASLLAGAIGLALQLDRPDWAVVSVLLTLQWGPSRVPGTIRGVQRLVGSVAGIGFFALLHATGVEGWSLLAVLAVCQFFAEIFVVRNYAFCVIFTTPLALLMGGAGTAPLGSVVVSRTTEVALAVTFALLMLWFWQPGAEPRHHARLVARCHKAMGSLLGALLTTNPAGALAERRDLQYELLSERRAAQTLVNDTPEAAEREWPRHVAIQQAGYALLDHCTRNDARELTLDEITELSRRVRASGD; from the coding sequence ATGAAGGAGGAACCGCCCGTGGCCGCCGACCCCGCGCACCCCGCCGACCCCACATCGCCCGAGCCCCCGGAGCCGATGCCGGCCCGTCCCGACCCGTGGACGCTGCTGACCTCCTTCTCCACCCCGGGCCCGCGCTGGCCCGGCGCGCTGCGCGCTGCACTGGCCCTCGCCTTGCCGGGTGCGGCGGCCCTCCTGCTCGGCTTCGACAACGAGATGCTGCTCATCGCGGCCGGCGGCTTCACCGTCATCTACGGCGAGGGCCACCCCTACCGCACGCGCTGGCGCGTGATGGCCGTCGCCGGCGGGCTGATCGCGCTGGCCTCGGTCTCGGGCGCGTTCGTCGGCTCCGTCGCCTTCAGCCACCTCTCCGCAGGCGCCGCCCACTGGTGGCTCGCGCTGCCGGCGATCTTCACCGCGCTGATCGCCACGATCGGCGCCTTCGTGCAGAACGCGCTGCGCCTGCCCGCGCCGGGCTCCTTCTTCATCGTCATGGTCGGCGGCGGCGCGACGATGGTCGCCCGCCTGGGCCTGAACCCCGTCGAGGTCGGCGCGTGGTCCCTGGTCGGCGCGCTGTCCGCGATGGTCATCGGCATGGCCCCGGCACTCATCCACCGCCACCGCCCGGAGACCCAGGCCGTGGAGACCCTCGAGCGCACCGTCGCCGAGTTCGCCGCCGCGCCGCGCCCGGCCGTCGCCAAGAAGCACCAGGCCGAGTCCGCCCTGCAGACCGCCTGGGTCAGCCTGTCCGACGCCGGCGTGGTCCGCGGCGGGCACGTCATCGACCCCGCCCGCTCCGAACTGGCGCGCCGCACCGTCGCCGCGCACCGGCGCCTGGCCGGCCTGGACTCCCGCTTCGCCGGCACCGAGCAGTCCGAGGAGATGGAGGACTCCCCCGTCTACGTCGACCTCGAGCGCACCGCGATCCCGCACGCCCGCCCGACGGTCGCCTACCGCATCTACCGCTCGATCCACCCCTACTCGCACGCGACGATGACGGCGACGAAGGTCGCGCTGGCCTCGCTGCTGGCCGGCGCGATCGGCCTGGCGCTGCAGCTGGACCGCCCGGACTGGGCCGTGGTCAGCGTGCTGCTGACCCTGCAGTGGGGCCCCTCGCGCGTGCCGGGGACGATCCGCGGCGTGCAGCGCCTCGTCGGCTCCGTGGCCGGCATCGGCTTCTTCGCCCTGCTCCACGCGACCGGCGTCGAAGGCTGGTCGCTGCTGGCGGTGCTGGCGGTCTGCCAGTTCTTCGCCGAGATCTTCGTGGTGCGCAACTACGCCTTCTGCGTCATCTTCACCACCCCGCTGGCGCTGCTCATGGGCGGTGCGGGCACGGCTCCGCTGGGCTCGGTGGTCGTCTCCCGCACCACGGAGGTCGCGCTCGCGGTGACCTTCGCACTGCTGATGCTGTGGTTCTGGCAGCCGGGTGCCGAGCCGCGCCACCACGCACGCCTCGTCGCCCGCTGCCACAAGGCGATGGGCTCACTGCTCGGCGCGCTGCTGACCACCAACCCGGCCGGCGCGCTGGCCGAGCGCCGCGACCTGCAGTACGAGCTGCTCTCCGAGCGCCGCGCCGCGCAGACGCTGGTCAACGACACCCCCGAGGCCGCCGAGCGGGAGTGGCCGCGCCACGTCGCCATCCAGCAGGCCGGCTACGCGCTGCTCGACCACTGCACGCGCAACGACGCCCGCGAGCTCACCCTCGACGAGATCACCGAGCTCTCCCGCCGCGTGCGCGCCAGCGGCGACTGA